GAAGGCACCGGAAAAACCACATTGGCACTTCACATTGTGGCTGAGGCGCAAAAATTAGGCGGTACTGCCGTCTTCATTGATGTTGAACACGCACTTGACACGACCTATGCGCGGAGCATTGGGGTCAACATGGAAAACCTGTTGATTGCGCAACCCGATGCAGGTGAACAGGCGTTAGAGATCGTCGAAACGCTCATCCGTAGTGGTGCTATTGATGTCGTCGTCGTTGACTCTGTGGCCGCCTTGACACCTCAAGCCGAAATTGAGGGTGAGATGAGTGACGCACACGTCGGCTTGCTCCCGCGTTTGATGTCTAAGGCACTCCGTAAATTGTCTGGGGTCACCAATAAATCTCGAACGTGTGTTATCTTTACCAACCAGATTCGACAAAAAATTGGAATCATGTTCGGTAATCCAGACACCACCCCCGGTGGACTCGCCCTCAAGTTCCATGCCTCCGTCCGCTTAGAACTCCGCCGCGGGAGTCAAATCAAGGATGGCACCGAAATCCTTGGGAGTAGTGTCCGCGTCAAAGTCGCAAAAAATAAAGTCGCGCCCCCTTTCAAGGAAACGGAATATGACGTTACCTTCGGAAAAGGCATCTCTAAAGAGGGAAATCTTTTAGATATTGCTGTTGATAAGGAATTTGTTCAGAAGAGCGGATCCTGGTTTTCCTACAACGGCGAGCGAATCGGTCAAGGGAGAACTAACGCTAAAAAGTACTTT
This genomic interval from Candidatus Poribacteria bacterium contains the following:
- the recA gene encoding recombinase RecA, whose translation is MQDEQKQKAIDQAISQVEREFGKGAIMRFADDEIVPAEAIPTGALSLDLALGIGGVPRGRIIEIFGHEGTGKTTLALHIVAEAQKLGGTAVFIDVEHALDTTYARSIGVNMENLLIAQPDAGEQALEIVETLIRSGAIDVVVVDSVAALTPQAEIEGEMSDAHVGLLPRLMSKALRKLSGVTNKSRTCVIFTNQIRQKIGIMFGNPDTTPGGLALKFHASVRLELRRGSQIKDGTEILGSSVRVKVAKNKVAPPFKETEYDVTFGKGISKEGNLLDIAVDKEFVQKSGSWFSYNGERIGQGRTNAKKYFEDNPDIAADIEAKIREALSLAPESTAGAIPEDEEAE